The genomic region ataggagggagtataaattaaccactataaataaaaaaaaaaaaaaaaaaaaaaaacttttaaaacaaaaagaatataaattacccattataaataaaaataatcaacttttaaaacaaaaaaaaatataaattacccATTAAAATGGAAAATATACggttaaaacgaaataaaaagttCTGAACCATGGACGAACATTGAATTTCAAAGTTCGACCATGGCCAAGACATTGAGTTTCAACGTCTGAGTCCAGGTAAGACGTTGAAACTCAACATCCACTCCCAATTCAGACGGACAGAAGCCACGTCCAGGCCACCACCAACGTGCAAGACTGCAAGGTCTTTGTCCATCACCCTATCAGACGATGAAACATATCGTCCTGACCCCTACTAGACGATGAAACCCATCGTCTCTACCCCTATCAGACGACCATTTTTTTCGTCCATGACCCTATCAGATTCAACGTCCCCTCCTCCAAACCCGACAACTACAACAACAGATCCatcgacgacgacgacgacaacaacaataacaacaacaacaacaacaacaacaacaacaacaacaacaacaacaacaacaacaacaacaacaacaacaacaacaacatcgacaacaacaaaaaaaaaaatccgacAATAACTAAAAACCAAATAGCGAAGAGAAAcaagaatgaagaagaagaacGAAATTGAGACGAGAATTCATACAAATCAAGACAAACATACATTACTAACCTAATTAAAATCAAATTATACAACTAAATCTAAATTAATTCAAAAGAAAACCGACTTACTTGAGAATAAAGAAGGAAATTGAGAAGAGAAACAAGAATGGTTGGTGGTACGGTGGTGGTGGAGGTGCTGCGGTGGTGGTGTAGGTGCTGCAATGGCGTTGGTGGTGCGGTGATGTGGTGCGGCGGGGTGAGGGAGAGTTAGAGAGTAAGAGTAAGAGAGGGAGTAGTGAAAGAGAGAGGGTAGGGGTATGTTTGTCTTCTTTTTTAAAACGTCTACGATTTGTtataaaacgtcgacgacgtttcgCAACCCGGTATTCATAACTTAAGGTGCCTAGTATGGTGTTCCtactaaaaaaaatacaaaatacatGACTATCTTGTCTTTTTTTCGTACAAATACACGACTCTTGTAATGACACTCAAATTCAAGTATTCAACCTTATCCGTGCAATAGTTAATTAGAGCAAGGCAGTATAGTGCCTCGCTTCTAACAATGAAAGTCAATGAACTCCTGAGCAGTGAGCACCTTGAATACTCGAATGTACAAGTAGATGCTAAGGTTAAATGAGGGGGTTCTACAACAACTACAACAACAACGAAGCCTTGGTCTCAACATCGTTTGGGATCGGCTAACGTGGATTATCATCCAAATTCGTTTCAGCTTAGTctcatataaatatataattgcACTTATCTTTTCACAATGAATACGAACCATACGTACAAAATACTACATAATCATTAGCTAAAAAGTAAAAAGAAGTTGCTGATTTGGGTGCATAAGCGACTACGAGAGCACTCCCACTCAGCAAATCATAAATAAAAGCTGATCTGCCTGCAAATCTGATGGTTTCATACTAAAattattaagaaaatgaaattcatTTCTTCTACATAAGGAACAAATCCAATTATCCATATTTATACAATACACACCAACTAGAAGGAAAACAAAGGGGTAACACTAGTACGCCAACATGTAATATCTGAGCAGAAAACAAATAGGCCTAATCTGCCAATACTCACACATTTTGGATACAAATCGGTAATTTGCACTCATGATTACCAGCCGAAGACACTAGCCTAGTGCTCTTTGAGTAGATTACAGCAACAAGATTTATAGAAATTCTAGTACCCTAATTAACAGCGTTGTCTCCCTAATTGATTACCATATAGCGCAacagaaaaatgaaagaaaataaaacaaattaaggTATATGTAGGTTTTTTGCAAAAGAATTTAAGACAGCTGCTAAACAACGTGCAACACCACATGAGAAATTAATACCCAGGCTAAGACCATCATGTCATGTCATCTCTGCTTTCATCAACATGCAATTGGCTTTGATACGGCCTGCTTCACAGCCTGTGCATATGTCCTATGTTGGTATGTGAGGGTTGATTCCAGCAAGTCCCATAGAGATGTCTTCGGGTTCCATCCTGAAAGTTTGATAAAACAATAATGCTTCAGTGATCTGCATTTTACTTCAGGAAACTAAAAAATTCAAAACTGAAGATTTTATACAAGGCGTAATACCAAGCTGTCTGTTGATGATGGTCATATCAGGAATTCTTTTATCACTGTCGTCGTAACCTTCACCGTAAAACTCTTTAGAGCTAACATCAACAGTTGGTGTCTCCATGGCTGACTCGCCACTCACTTTTGAGTATACCTACAGCATTCAAATTTAGGGGTCATTTCATACACCACAAGATATAAAGTGCGCTGGAGGTAGTATAGATCAACATAAAAGTTAACCTGGGTCATCATTTCAGCAAGCTGTCGAACAGTGACTTCATTGTTAGGGTTGCCAACATTGAAGATGTGACCATTTGCTCTGGCTGGATTTTCCTGATTCAAGAGGAAGTCCGATTACGTGGAGCCAACATCATTAaggaaaaaataaaatataaaaccgGCTGCCCGGAACCTTGGAAATATAAATAATGACGGTGATATAGATCAACATACGATCATCAAGAGCACGGCCTCAATGGCATCCTTTATGTATATAAAAGTTCTCTGGGATTCACCTCCATCCACAAGCTTAAGAGGCTCACGACGCAAAAGGTTCTGAGATGAGGTGAGTAGAATTCGATAAATAGTCTTTCACAAAAGCTTGAAAAGTAAAGAAGGTCAGAGGGGATCAAGTAACATACATTGCTGAAGCAAGCTAAAACTCTTGGAACACCTTCACTAGGACCATCAATACCAGGGATGAAATCCATCCTGGGGCCAATCCAGTTAAAAGGTCTGACAATAGTGAACTCCATACCATTTTCAGCACCCTCGGCTACAACAATAATAAATATATGAACATTGAGCTGTTTTACCAGAAACCAGGACTTGGAAAACGAAATTTCTGAAAAAAATAAATATTGAAAATGTATGGTACCGTAGATGAGTCTCTCAATCAACTGCTTGGCACATGCATAAGACCACCTCTGCTTTTCAATGGAGCCAAAGATACAGGGGGAAGTATCTTCTTTAAGAACATAATATTCAGGATCCTgcagcaacatcaaacaaaaataCGCATGTTAGAGCGCGTAAACCAAATTGCTTACTGCTTAGATTTAGGTTCCATCCCAGCAATCGTTGCTAACACACACAAGGAAAGTCCTCAACATAGATGAAACAAATAGAAAAAATCATCTACACAAAGTATGAACACTGTGCAAAGCATCTTGATTCTCCAACCAAAAGATGACGGCAAACAAGATTCTCATATGGGTCGGTCTCATGAAAAAACTACCACAAGGGAGCTCTTTCAAATATGTATTTTCTTTGTCGATCAACTGTTATTATATTTGTGCATGCCTAATGCAAAATGCTTGGATTCGCCTCTGCTATTATCTTTAAAGCATTCTTAATATCAAAACCCAGCACAACTGAGGGTGACTAAGCAGATGACAACTTACCAAACTGAGTCTTAACTTTTACTAATTATTATCCACCGCTATCAATCCTAAATGAAAAAGTCACAAGCCAAACACAATAGTATCAATGGCCTGTACAGAGGCGTCGCCATCTTGTACTATTTTATAATTCACAAACCCTTAAATAATTAAGAATTATGAATTAAGAAATAAGAATACATAGATACGGAGCAGTGACCAAGCACTAGTATTATATTAATAACACGGCAACCTAATTCCAGATATGTCCAACAAAGTGCCTAGGAGTAATATATAGCAAGGAATCTTCAAAAAAGCTAGCAATAAAGCACAGATCTAAATCCAAATCTAAACAATTGTACATGTACAACATAATCAAAAAAATCGGAATCAGAAAACCGAGAAAATTCAATAATTAACCTGACGCAGAGGGCTATCCTTAGGAAGGAAGCTACCAATGGTTTTCCCATACACTTCACAAGTAGAAAAGTGAATGAGGCGCTTGTTGTTCTCTGAGCAATATTTAACCTGAAAAAACATCGACCACATTGCAAATTAGCATCACAAAGTTTGACATATACTCCTTATTTAAGTTAACAATGAAAATGCTATTCTGTATCATTTAAGTCACATCTAAAAAGTCCTTACCACTGGAAGTGCATCGATGAAGTTGCTGTATATAGTGTCAAGCGGACGTGTGTTGTAGTCAGCAGGAGTACAGATTGCCGCCAAATTGATCGTCTAGATCacaaataattcaaaaaattagACAAAATTAAGCGAATTCATATACACTACATTATCAAACCAGAATACATGATCAAAAACTACAACAACCTAGCATAAATCAGTAAATCACAACATGATGAAGCaaaattatcagaaaatgaaaGTAGAGCGAGCGACTAATTAAACTTAATCATCCAAAGTGACAGTATTAATGAAGCATAAATCATTGCGAAGTCGAAAATAAGGCAGAAAATCGCTGCACCGACAACAAAAATAAGTGAAAATGAACGCAGCAGCATGTTCAAACCACCTAATCATTACCTGAAATTATATAAAATCACCAAATCTATGGATTAAAACACATGATTACGAACGAAATTCCGAAATTATGAAATTAAACGAACACCGACACTAAAAAAATGCCGAAACAAAAACGTTGTGAAGTCACTAAAcgaaatcaatcaatcaaaatcGCGGAGAACATGCGCATCATGCTTAAATCATAGAACAAAACAATGACATTAACAAGAATCGCGTGTAACATCTTAAATTATCAAACATTCTTTAATCATCAAAGACGtgatcaatcaatcaatcaatcaaaatcACTTCTCGCAACTTGAAACATCAATCATTCCGGAATTATCAAACTAAACGAACACCGACACTAAAAAATTGCCGAAACTAATCAGAATTACAAACGAAAAACAAGAAAATTACTGTTCGCAGCATCGAAACACCGAAATTAAAGAATTAGCAAACAAAAAAATCGCCGAAATCACACGCATCATGCTTAAATCATGGAACAAAATAATCATAAGAAAGAAGAATGAGAATACCAGATCTGACATCTTGATGAGGCCTTCAAGACGAGAATCATGCTTAATATTGATACGATGAAACTGAATGCGATTCGCCCATGGATTAGTAGAAGGTTCTAGAAGATGCTTAATCTTGTCATTGTAAACATCGACGGCGAGAACAGTATGTGGCGTTTCGGACATGAGTTTCTCGCAGAGGTGTGACCCGATGAAACCGCCCGCACCAATCATGCATATCGTCATCGTCTTAATCGGGTTACCGTCTAGATCTACTCGGTTCGCCATTGTTGTTGCAGTTGAGAAATTTGGGTAGAGATATTTGAAAGGGTgatgaaaaagagggagaaatgAAAGACTAATATGGGCGGTGGGGAGTGATTTATTGAAGCTGGCGTCTCACTGGGACTAATTATCACTATACTCAACACTCTGACACTGTGTGAAATCAATTTGAGAATGTGATTTGCTCACTTTTGTGGGGCCTCCCCGTTATGCCTTGCTGACTTCCctcgttttctttttcttttttttttaaattgatttTACGTTTTTTCCCATCGACACATTTCATATTTTGATGGATGCATTTGTGTGTTTATCCAACTGGTCTCCTAGGAGAGAATAGACAGATGTATCCGTCAAAGttaaaatgagttaaataatgcATCTTATTATATATAAGATAAATATCTTGTTATTTATTaggcattttatttttgtcttaaTTAAGATATTTGACTCATCTTAAGCTTAAAACGGAtacttaaataagaatttgtggtgTTTTATATATCAACAGCAATTGACGTCACATTTCTCTTACATCATGCACTTATAGGTGTGCCATTTTTCATGTCATTTTCCGGTATTTGCTATTTTGGTATTGTATTTTGATTTTGTAAAAAATGCCACCCAAGTATACATTTGCAAGTCGTAAGCCCGTATCTAACACATGGAGATGATGGAAGATACTTACATCGAGTTTTAGCTGATAAAGGAGTTCAGCCTAATAAAGGTCAAGAGGTAACGAAATCACTAATAAACTTGGGAGGAGAAGCAAAGAAGAAAAGACGGTCAAAAGAGCTGAAGTTGGTCAACCCGCAATTTAAGCCTGCCGAACTAATGTTAAGTTGATCGAACTGACTTCTCTTAATACGAGCTTAATTTGTTTAGAATGTTTACTTATTAAAGCCTATTATCTTATTCTTTTTACCAAACACTCTTAAAAACATACTCACTCAGTCTCTCAATAATTTATTCTTCCCACGTTTTCATTCGATTACAAAAAAAAAGTCACTTCTCAGTATCATCATCTCTCCAAGACTCCATAGTCTCATTACCGTAATTCTTACGAAAATCAAGTttagtaattaacaataaaaTCCGCTATTTACGTTCTATGTTCAGAAATGACTCATCACTCCTCACTTTTTACTCAACTACTCAACTTGATTGTGCCAATTTGTCAAATATTTGTAGTCAAATAGTCAATCATTGTTTTTAGTTGTCTAACATTTTTCACCTTTTGGGATATCTATTTAACGAGGTTTTGAAAACAACTTGTATTATGATAAGAGTGTGATTTGACAATTATGGGTGTAACCGAGTGATAATGTGGAAGAAACGATTAATTACCAGTTTATGTTTTTAAACATGTATTaatctgtaaaaaaaaaaaaggattatcTTGTAGGATTTTTCAAATGCGTTATGTTCTTACATGGAtatgatttactcaatcatggacatGATTACCCATTTTGCCCCTTCTATTTCAACTCCCCTACTCTTTAATCCTCTTTATTAAAAGAacatgtaggaaatatcggtatacttcatcaagaaaaattcggattataacgaattatgatatacgaaattgttagtcataaatgaaattgcataaacaaaaggagtagagattagaatcaacctttggtcctagcaatcgatattctcctaatcgttgcacccaaaatgctttaagAAATGCCTAttttctttgctagaatagatccctaaaattgttaattatttttagggtttttggtttttttgtgatgagagaattaggtcaaaaggaataagagaaataATCTCCCTTTCCTCTTCTTAAAACCGTGCAAGGAGGAATTAGgggaagatattttcttcctctttttcctcttattttcggtttcaccaaccaccaaaaataaggagaaaatctttgTCAAAAAATCTTTGTCTCCATCCTCTTTCTCGAGGCTTTTCTCACGGTTTTTTATCGTGAGAACAGTTTCTATCttcgtttttgttttgtttttcgtTTCTTGTGCAGGTGTCAAATGTCAAGTTCTTCGAGGGGCCATCATCGGGACGGAAAGGAGCCTATGGGGGAGATTGAGGGTTCGATTGAATGGGATGATGAGGGGGGGTTGCAACAACTCTGACAACTTGATTTTGATTGGGAAGTTATGGGCATCAAGGGCCATTAATGTTAAACCCGCGATCGATACGATGAATAAATTGTGGAATCCGTCGAAACCTATGTTGGGCAATGTGGTCGATGCGAAAGAAAAGACGTTCATTTTTCGGTTTGGGGCAGCTAGAGACAAAGCTAGGGTTTTGGAAGGGCAGCCATGGCACTTCGAGAAGTTTTTGTGGTGCTTCAACGAGCCGAACCCAGCGGGTAAGATTACTGATGTCTCGCTTATTCATTTTCCTATCTGGGCAAGAGTATATGACCTCCCTATTGCGGGTCGAACTAGTTTAGATAATGCCCAGAGAATTGGAAACCGTTTGGGTAAATTTGTTAGCCTAGAGCACGGTCCAAATGCGGAGATGGACAGAGCCATTCGTATTCGTGTCCTTTATGATATTCAGGTGCCTCTAAAAGCTTTTGTTCCCGTTCATATGAAGGATGGGCGTACAATTGAATTTACTGTCAAATACGAACGCCTACCGACGTATTGCTATGGGTGTGGACTAATTGGTCATGGTGAGAAAGATTGTGAAGACGGGCCTTATGAGGAGGCAGATTTGAAGGTTGGGGAATGGTTGCGAGCTTCGCCATGGAAGGTTAATAAAACTGTGAAGGAGGGAGGGGGTAAGGTAGCGAGAGACCTTCGTCTATGCTTCGAGGCTGAGAGTGTTACTGATTCCGAGGAAGTTATTTCTTCTATGATTGAGAAATTGCAGGCAATCTCTTTTGACCTTAAAAATCGAAAGAGTGAGGAGAAGAAACAGTGGGAGCAGACAACGAGAAGTGAGAGCAGTGGGAGGGAGGTTCGTGGTGGGGAGATTAATACAGAGGGGCTGCTTGTGGTAACGGTGACTGACGCTGATGGTGGTAAGGGTGGTAAGGAGGATGTGGAGCGTGCTAGTGGTGCTGAGGAAGGTGGTCAGGAAAACGAGGGAGGGGGGTAGGAGAGGAGGCTTTGAATTGCTGTTTGGGGAGTATGGAACTGGATATGGGGATGGGTAATTTCGAGGAGCAGGCCGCAGTGGGAGGAGGGAGACAAGGGGGGAAGGGAGGAGTAACGGGTGGTAGCTGGCAGCGGTTAGTACGGGCTGATATGGCGGTTGCAAAGAAGGTGGGTAGGGAGGTGGTAAAGGAGCATGGGGAGAAACGGGGACGTGAGGAGATTCCAGTGGAGGAGATGCAAAAGCGTTCGAGAGTTTCGATAGACGGGGGCGTCTTAATACCCGAGGCGGAGGTTGACGGTGGTCAgccccgccgggcccaatgaataTTCTAAGTATCAACtgtcggggcttgggcaaccccgacACGGTTCGTGCACTCCGTGCTTTAGTGCGGAAGGAGGCCCCGGCCATATTGTAACTATGCAAGACTAAACTTTGTGGTCGTGAGATGCGGAGGGTGAAGGAGAGGTTAGATGGGTATTATGGGCTGGAAGTAGATAGTGCAGGAAGATCGGGTGGGTTAGCTTTCATGTGGAAAAAGGAGATTGATTGTGTTTTCATGTCGTCCTCTTTACACCACATGGATTTCACTATTCGGGGGGAGGGTGGAGATTGGAGAATAACGGGGTTCTACGGTTGGCCTAATGTGACTGATAGGCACTTGTCGTGGGACCTTCTCAAGCTGCTAGGGCAACAATCATCGCTACCATGGGTGTGTATTGGTGATTATAACGAGATTCTTTTTTCTACTGAAATGAAGGGAGGGAGTCGATCGCAGTGGCAAATGAATAATTTCCGGGAAGCGGTGGATGTGTGTGGTCTTCAGGATATTCCTTGGTAGGGGTACAATTTTTCATAGGATAATGGCCAAGCCGGTGAAGCAAATCGACAGTGTATGCTTGATAGGGCAATGGGCTCGGCTTCCTGGATTGATAAGTTTCCTTACGCTCAGCTCACTTACTTAGATCGTGAATGGTCGGATCATGCGCCGATTAGGCTGTGCTTGAATACAAAGGATTCGGGTGGTAACAAGAAGCGGGGTTTTAAGTTTGAACAAATTTGGGTTGGTGAGGATGGGTGTCGGGAGGCTATTGATCGAGGGACTGAGAGGGGTGGAGTTGACTTGGGTAAGGTGCTGGCTGAATGTGCGAAGGAGTTGAGAGCATGGAAAGGGACTCAGATTGCTGACATTAATCGGGATATTAACAGGAAGAGTAAATAGCTGCATAACTTCAATGAGGGAGTGCGGTCCGTGGATAACGTAGGGAAAAGGAAAAAATTAATTGCGGAATTGGCTGACCTGAGGCGAAAAGAAGAGCAGTACTGGAGGCAACGTTCACGCGCCCTATGGCTCAAAGACGGTGACCGTAATACTAAATTCTTCCATACAAGGGCAAAGGAACGTAAGCAGAAAAACTTCATATCGCGGCTTATTGATGATGACGGGAATACGAAGACTGATGAGGACGGAATTGGCGCtatggcaatcgactatttccaACGGCTATTTACCTCTTCAAATCCGACTAATTTTGAGGTATTGGAAGGGATGGGGCAGCGAGTTTTACCTGAGATGAATGCTTGTCTTTCGAATGAATACAGCGAAGAGGAAGTGACGGAGGCTTTAAACCAGATGCACCCATTAAAAGCTCCGGGACCGGATGGTATGAATGGGCTATTTTTTCAGACTTATTGGGGTACTGTCGGTCCAGCTGTGGTGAGTATTGTCCTTAAAATTCTACGGGGTGAGGAGTTGCCTACCGAATTCAACAAGACAAATATTGTTCTTATCCCGAAAAAGAAGGCCCCGGACAAAGTGAGTGATTTTCGCCCAATAAGTTTGTGCAATGTGGTGTATAAGCTAGTTTCAAAAGTGCTAGCTAATCGTTTGAAGCTGTTCCTAAGTGATATCGTGTCGGAGAATCAGAGCGCCTTTACGCCAGGTAGATTGATTTCGGATAATGTCCTTATTGCTTTCGAGCTTTTTCATTATATGAAGAATTCTAGAAGTGCTGAGGGTTTTATGGCAATTAAGTTAGATATGGCCAAAGCTTACGACAGAATTGAGTGGGGATTTTTGGAGCGGGTTCTTGTGGTGATGGGGTTTGATAGAAGTTGGACAGACCGAGTGATGGCCTGTGTCACTACGGTCTCTTTATCGGTGCTCATTAATGGTAGTCCATCACGACAATTTACTCCCTCTCGAGGCTTGCGACAAGGGGACCCTCTTTCCCCTTACCTATTTATCCTTTGTGCGGAAGTTTTGTCTTGGCTTATGAGGCGGGCTGTGGAAGATAATTCGTTACATGGGATCCGAGTTGTACCGGGAGCACCTCCTGTTTCGCACCTTTTATTTGCAGACGATAGTATCTTTTTTGTTAAAGCGACTGTGGAGGAAGCCGATATAGTCACTTCTATTTTACGTCGGTATGAGTCTGCTTCGGGGCAGTTGGTTAGTATGGATAAGACTACCGTCTCTTTCAGCAAAGGTATACCGATACAAAGGAGGAGCAACTTAGCTGCCCGCTTGTGTATTTCCGAAGTTGATGAGCACAATCGGTATTTGGGTCTGCCTACTGTCGTGGGTCGGTCAAAGAAGGTTTTAACGGATATTCTACGTGATAAGCTCAGCAAAAGATTGTCTGGTTGGCCAGGAAAATATTGTCTAGGGCTGGTAAGGAGGTTCTCATAAAGGCTgtggccaattcactccctacctatgttatgagtatttttaaAATTCCCGCTAAGTTTTGTGACGAGCTTCGATCATTGATATCTCGGTTCTGGTGGGGACACGAGGAGGGTAAGCGAGGGATTAGTTGGATTGCGTGGCGAAGGTTGTGTATGCCGAAGGGTATGGGTGGAATGGGCTTTCGAGATTTCCATTTGTTTAACCTTGCTCTTATTGGAAAACAAGTATGGCGCCTCTTGACGGATACGGAAGGTCTTTGGGCTAGGATGATGAGAGCGAGATACTATCCTAATGGAAATATCATGACAGCGGAGCTTGGGTACAACCCAAGCTATACTTGGAGGGGTATTCTCGAAGCTAGGAGGGCTATGGAAAACGGGTTGAGGAGAAGGATTGGGGACGGGCTTTCTACTCGCATTTGGGTGGATGCGTGGATACCGTGTACCCATTCGGGACGGGTGTTGTCTCCGTGCGGGCCTGGCCATGAGCATCTTCGTGTGGCTGATATTATTGATGGGAATGGGTGGAGAGAG from Silene latifolia isolate original U9 population chromosome 3, ASM4854445v1, whole genome shotgun sequence harbors:
- the LOC141647972 gene encoding UDP-D-apiose/UDP-D-xylose synthase 2; this encodes MANRVDLDGNPIKTMTICMIGAGGFIGSHLCEKLMSETPHTVLAVDVYNDKIKHLLEPSTNPWANRIQFHRINIKHDSRLEGLIKMSDLTINLAAICTPADYNTRPLDTIYSNFIDALPVVKYCSENNKRLIHFSTCEVYGKTIGSFLPKDSPLRQDPEYYVLKEDTSPCIFGSIEKQRWSYACAKQLIERLIYAEGAENGMEFTIVRPFNWIGPRMDFIPGIDGPSEGVPRVLACFSNNLLRREPLKLVDGGESQRTFIYIKDAIEAVLLMIENPARANGHIFNVGNPNNEVTVRQLAEMMTQVYSKVSGESAMETPTVDVSSKEFYGEGYDDSDKRIPDMTIINRQLGWNPKTSLWDLLESTLTYQHRTYAQAVKQAVSKPIAC
- the LOC141649629 gene encoding uncharacterized protein LOC141649629 — encoded protein: MRRVKERLDGYYGLEVDSAGRSGGLAFMWKKEIDCVFMSSSLHHMDFTIRGEGGDWRITGFYGWPNVTDRHLSWDLLKLLGQQSSLPWDNGQAGEANRQCMLDRAMGSASWIDKFPYAQLTYLDREWSDHAPIRLCLNTKDSGGNKKRGFKFEQIWVGEDGCREAIDRGTERGGVDLGKVLAECAKELRAWKGTQIADINRDINRKRKRKKLIAELADLRRKEEQYWRQRSRALWLKDGDRNTKFFHTRAKERKQKNFISRLIDDDGNTKTDEDGIGAMAIDYFQRLFTSSNPTNFEVLEGMGQRVLPEMNACLSNEYSEEEVTEALNQMHPLKAPGPDGMNGLFFQTYWGTVGPAVVSIVLKILRGEELPTEFNKTNIVLIPKKKAPDKVSDFRPISLCNVVYKLVSKVLANRLKLFLSDIVSENQSAFTPGRLISDNVLIAFELFHYMKNSRSAEGFMAIKLDMAKAYDRIEWGFLERVLVVMGFDRSWTDRVMACVTTVSLSVLINGSPSRQFTPSRGLRQGDPLSPYLFILCAEVLSWLMRRAVEDNSLHGIRVVPGAPPVSHLLFADDSIFFVKATVEEADIVTSILRRYESASGQLVSMDKTTVSFSKGIPIQRRSNLAARLCISEVDEHNRKILSRAGKEVLIKAVANSLPTYVMSIFKIPAKFCDELRSLISRFWWGHEEGKRGISWIAWRRLCMPKGMGGMGFRDFHLFNLALIGKQVWRLLTDTEGLWARMMRARYYPNGNIMTAELGYNPSYTWRGILEARRAMENGLRRRIGDGLSTRIWVDAWIPCTHSGRVLSPCGPGHEHLRVADIIDGNGWREDTLFLRFEQERIRNIRLSTNRPHDVWYWSREKDGMYSVKSAYRFLAGEREAIDWSGASNWEREKWPWNRLWNVPVWPRVRLFFWQLCNEALATRANIVTRVRGEISFCSLCNSFFETSIHLFKDCIVAKRVWEGLEIDREEEDGVGVRDWVEARWREMGVREQSRFMVGCWALWEHRDKVVFDQREVDPGGVIKRAWDVVEEIDGGGWGNEGIGGSGTRSQGQVRKKGWEKPLDG